Proteins from a single region of Crocosphaera sp. UHCC 0190:
- a CDS encoding ABC transporter ATP-binding protein: protein MFIKKLPLAGLSNLLGRSGFFWLGICLLTSFSLGLIDYGFARLLQILLYSLGLVPQESIPLQRNLQFSLELLLFLFLGLGILRAISQFWAYQSSDYVYETINTRLRLFAIYEVLLGSSQKYVSATETNSRIGEIFPQTAWFFWYSSWTLSFGVECLVLLAAMLSLAWRESVLAVFGLVTIGLLVLKVNQRVRVMARQVPEEQKALVGGIERIARNWLLVRILRLNTSEYQHLVGKNLSYYQKFIKAKFWGNIGAVLPLVLGVVLLILILFMSLEIWKTPGIQLVSCLYLFSRFLSTFSRLGRGFGIMNSVAPHLKLSLAYLSDFKPIEIQQAMEPMKALKSFKSSDTILPDTYNSAEAARDHSQQLKSPPNIELTGVSFSYFPDSPRIFNNISLQIKSGEQFGLIGKSGSGKSTLLGLILGVIQPSNGTIKIANIDAPVFFANPDLRVGYVGAEPFLIEGSIKDNLDYGTRKPYSLEEYREALAAASLLEVVDSLPDGLNYQLTENSQGLSAGQKQRLALARALLSKPQILVLDEVSANLDDETETEIAKELLALKGRCTVIIVSHRQGILKFADTIVELSSNGSLSQLN from the coding sequence ATGTTCATCAAGAAACTACCCTTAGCTGGTCTGTCTAATCTTCTGGGTCGTTCTGGCTTTTTTTGGCTAGGCATCTGTTTATTGACTAGTTTTTCCCTAGGACTAATTGACTATGGATTCGCTCGTCTGTTACAAATTTTGCTGTATTCTCTTGGACTCGTACCCCAAGAAAGTATCCCATTACAAAGGAATTTGCAATTTTCCTTGGAGTTACTACTATTTCTATTTTTAGGCTTAGGAATCTTGCGAGCAATTTCCCAGTTTTGGGCCTATCAAAGTAGTGATTATGTTTATGAAACAATCAATACGCGTCTGAGACTTTTTGCTATCTACGAAGTTCTTCTCGGTTCATCACAAAAGTATGTTTCTGCCACTGAGACTAACTCTAGAATTGGCGAAATATTTCCACAAACGGCATGGTTTTTTTGGTACAGTTCCTGGACTCTTTCCTTTGGAGTTGAATGCCTCGTTCTTTTAGCCGCAATGCTCTCTTTAGCTTGGCGAGAGTCTGTCCTGGCTGTCTTTGGACTAGTAACCATTGGATTATTAGTCTTAAAAGTTAATCAACGAGTGCGGGTAATGGCCCGACAAGTTCCTGAAGAACAAAAAGCCTTGGTTGGTGGAATAGAGCGAATTGCTCGCAACTGGCTTTTAGTTAGAATACTACGCCTAAATACGTCAGAGTATCAGCATCTGGTCGGTAAGAATTTAAGTTATTATCAAAAATTTATTAAGGCCAAATTTTGGGGAAATATCGGTGCTGTTCTCCCCTTAGTTTTAGGAGTTGTTTTGTTGATTTTAATTCTTTTTATGAGTCTTGAAATTTGGAAAACTCCTGGCATTCAGTTAGTTTCTTGCCTCTATCTTTTCAGTAGATTTTTATCGACTTTTTCTCGCTTGGGTAGGGGCTTTGGCATCATGAATTCAGTCGCCCCTCATCTGAAGCTTTCCCTAGCTTATTTATCGGATTTTAAACCAATAGAAATCCAACAAGCAATGGAACCCATGAAGGCTCTCAAATCTTTTAAAAGTTCAGATACCATATTGCCTGATACTTATAATTCTGCTGAAGCTGCGAGAGATCACTCTCAACAATTAAAATCACCTCCTAATATTGAATTGACTGGTGTATCTTTTTCTTATTTTCCTGATAGTCCTCGAATTTTTAATAACATTTCTCTCCAGATTAAAAGTGGAGAACAGTTTGGCCTTATTGGCAAAAGTGGTTCGGGAAAATCTACTTTACTCGGCTTAATTTTAGGCGTTATTCAGCCGAGCAATGGGACGATCAAAATTGCCAATATCGATGCTCCGGTATTCTTTGCTAATCCTGACCTTCGGGTGGGTTACGTGGGGGCAGAACCTTTTTTGATAGAAGGTAGCATTAAGGATAACCTAGACTATGGCACCCGAAAACCCTACTCTCTCGAAGAATACCGCGAAGCCTTAGCAGCAGCAAGTCTTTTAGAAGTGGTCGATAGCCTTCCTGATGGACTGAACTATCAACTTACTGAGAACAGCCAAGGGTTATCAGCAGGGCAAAAACAACGGTTAGCCCTAGCCCGCGCTCTATTAAGCAAGCCCCAAATTCTGGTGTTAGATGAAGTCTCTGC